The DNA region ACACACTTACTCCAGGAATTATGTTGCAGcgttgttgttttcttttattgtacCAATTACCAAGGCTCAAAGACTCGaaaaatgtatatatgcatgataatatatagtatttattctgctgctgtgatgttttgTGTTAAACCACTAAAAACTGTGTTATGAAGTTAagcaagtcttttttttccttttagagGACAAAATATGCCTTTGTCTGTGGGTAAGGTGTAGCATAAAAAAAGGCACTGAGTggataattaaaaataaaaagcctttaataaatatgttttcaaaACAGAAGACTGCTCACATTTGTGTggaataagaatgactttaaaACAAGAATCTATAATGTGAACGTAGTGTATGTGCCAccacaaataaaaactgaaattcaATTGTATGTAACAATTTTATTATCCAAATATTGATAGAAATCCattacaaatgtaaaaatcttgacaaaatgtgcattttatgGAAAGCAGAGTGATTATTGCCAtgacaggcagcagagcaggacaGCACAGGTTTTGTTCCTGGAAAACTTAACAAGAGGTTTCACAGCTATCTGGAACCAAATATCTTGAAAGCTTTCCTAAATTCAGCAGCTTCTCAgtctggaaaatgtaaaaaataaatgacagtcAAACTCCCCTGAGATAGTTTAGAACATGACAAACAACTGTTGATCAATCACAGACTTAAAAGGGGAAACTGGGAGAGACACATGttggatgtgcatgtgtgtcgtTTCAAGCTTTTGTCTCTcggggggagggggtggtgggggtgatggagggggggtggaggtaAAAAGGTCAGGACTCAGGCTCCAGACGGGGGATGACAGGGAGGATGAGGTTCCCGAACGAGGAGTCCTGAGTGATGAAGAAGcctgatgagtgtgtgtgcgcatgctgAAAGAGAAGACACACTGAATTAATGATGACTTACAGAGGgctggaaaaaacaacaacaatccCTTATTATCTTATGTAGAGAATGGAGGAGGTGTTCATTCAACTTAGAGAGGTTTTTACGTTTGGCGTCAGAGTTagctcctcatcatcatcatcatcatcatcaagcaTGAGAAAGTGAGTGGAAACGTTGTGGAACGGATATTAAAGGACGTCATGCGTGTCTGTCCGTGTCTCACCTGCAGGGCAGCTTTCTGCTGGGCAGcgatgtgctgctgctctgcgtTGTCCCTGAACTCCTTCAGACTCGGTCTGGACAGCGAGATGCTACacgatgagagaggagagaggatgtcAAAATGATAAT from Pempheris klunzingeri isolate RE-2024b chromosome 19, fPemKlu1.hap1, whole genome shotgun sequence includes:
- the inip gene encoding SOSS complex subunit C — translated: MATNPPGQAFPNKTRVAILAELEKERRRLMQSQSMNTPGASISLSRPSLKEFRDNAEQQHIAAQQKAALQHAHTHSSGFFITQDSSFGNLILPVIPRLEPES